A window of Roseiflexus castenholzii DSM 13941 genomic DNA:
GAACAGGCGCTTCCCGGCGCACAGTTCGTTGATGCCACGCCTCTCCTGGCAGAACTGCGGATGGTTAAGGATGCGGCGGAACTGGAAGCGATGCGTGTTGCGGTGCAGGTCATCGAAGCGACGTTGCACCAGACGTTAACACAGGTGCGGGCAGGCATGCGCGAACGCGACATCGCCGATCTGTGGGAACGCGCCATTCGCGCGGCTGGATGCCAGCCCGCCTTTGAGACGACGGTCGCCAGCGGACCGAACAGCGCCAACCCGCACCATACCAGCGGTGATCGGGCGTTGCAGGATGGCGACATGGTCGTGTTCGACGGAGGCGCTATGTATCAGGGATATGTATCGGACATTACCCGCACATGTGTAGTCGGGCATCCATCGGACGAGATGCGTCGCGTGTACGATCTGGTGCTGGCGGCAAATGCGGCCGGACGGGACGCGGCGGCGCAACCCGGCGCGACCGGCGCGTCGATCGATGCCGCAGCGCGCCAGGTCATTGAACGCGGCGGGTACGGACCGTTCTTCATCCATCGCACCGGGCACGGCATCGGTCTCGATGTGCATGAGCCGCCGTTCATCGTTGCCGGAAGCCAGGCGCCGCTGCCGATTGGTGCGACGTTTACCGTCGAGCCTGGCATCTACCTGCGTGGCATAGGTGGTGTGCGCATCGAAGATGACGTGGTCATCACGGCTGATGGCGCCGAGTCGCTGACGACATTCCCGCGTGAGATTCACTCTATATCGTAAGGCAGCGGAAGATGAAAGCGCCCAAAAGCGCACAATACGATAGACTCAGAAAACAAGGCGCCTGCCCGTCACACGCCCCCTCGTGCTGCTTCACGTCCCTCGTGGATGTATCGTATGGAACAATCGCCGCTTCTCGACATTCCGGCCCCATCCGCGCCGACAACGGTGCAACTGATCGAAGCGCTGCTCTTCGTCGCCGGTGAACCCGTCACGGTCACCGAACTGGCGCGCGTCCTTGATCTCTCGCCGGATGCCATCGAACAGGCGCTCGACGATCTAGCGGCAGCCTGCGCCGGGCGCGGCGTCCGCCTGCAACGCGACGCCGATCGTATCCAGATGGTTTCCGCACCGGAAGCGGCAGCGGTCGTCGAGCGGTTCCTGGGAACGCCGCCATCATCTCGCCTGTCGGCGGCTGCGCTCGAAGTGCTGACTATCATTGCCTATCGCCAACCCATCACACGGGCGCAGATCGAAGCCATTCGCGGCGTTGACAGCAGCGGCGTGCTGCGCGCACTCCTGTCGCGCGACCTTATCGCAGAAGGCGGACGTCTCGAAACCCTTGGACGCCCAATCCTATATGTCACGACGGTTGAGTTTCTCCGGCAGTTCGGTTTGAGCAGCCTGGACGATCTTCCTCCTCTCGATCTGCCCGAACTGCCGGTGTCGTGATTGTTATGATCGTGTGATGAAACCAGACACTTTTCCACATCCGCGCGACAATTATCCACAAAATTGTGGATAA
This region includes:
- a CDS encoding M24 family metallopeptidase: MAQVTLTSPRIPRIQAALRRHGFDALAVVPGSNLRYLAGLTFHAGLRLTVMVTPVEGQPALVVPGLEYGRVAETTGAVFRSYPWGDDEGPGNALMRAVRDTGLGQGSVVGIEHTVMRVFELRALEQALPGAQFVDATPLLAELRMVKDAAELEAMRVAVQVIEATLHQTLTQVRAGMRERDIADLWERAIRAAGCQPAFETTVASGPNSANPHHTSGDRALQDGDMVVFDGGAMYQGYVSDITRTCVVGHPSDEMRRVYDLVLAANAAGRDAAAQPGATGASIDAAARQVIERGGYGPFFIHRTGHGIGLDVHEPPFIVAGSQAPLPIGATFTVEPGIYLRGIGGVRIEDDVVITADGAESLTTFPREIHSIS
- the scpB gene encoding SMC-Scp complex subunit ScpB codes for the protein MEQSPLLDIPAPSAPTTVQLIEALLFVAGEPVTVTELARVLDLSPDAIEQALDDLAAACAGRGVRLQRDADRIQMVSAPEAAAVVERFLGTPPSSRLSAAALEVLTIIAYRQPITRAQIEAIRGVDSSGVLRALLSRDLIAEGGRLETLGRPILYVTTVEFLRQFGLSSLDDLPPLDLPELPVS